GATATCCCAGCGCACGCAACGCGCGGGGCACGGTCCGGTTGACGATCTGCATGGAGCCGCCGCCGACCAGCTTCTTGAACTTGACCAGCGCCAGATCCGGTTCGACACCGGTGGTGTCGCAATCCATCATCAGACCGATGGTCCCGGTGGGTGCCAGCACGGACGCCTGGGCGTTGCGCCAGCCGTTGCGCCCGCCGATCTCCAGCCCGCGCTGCCAGACCTGGGTCGCCAGGTCGTGCACGGCGACGTCGTTGTGGTGGTACGTCCGCACCAGATCGTTGGCGGCCGCGTGCTTACGCATCACACGCTGGTGTGACTCGGCGTTGCGGGCGTAGCCCGCGTACGGTCCGACCGCTCCGGCCAGCTCGGCGGAACGTTTGTAAGCGGTACCGGTCATCAACGAGGTGATCGAGGCGGCCAGCGCCCGCCCACCGTCGGAGTCGTAGGCGTGTCCGGTGGCCATCAGCAACGCGCCCAGGTTGGCGTAACCGATGCCGAGCTGCCGGAAGTCACGGGTGGTCCGCCCGATCGATTCCGTGGGGAAATCGGCGAAGCTGATCGAGATGTCCATGGCGGTGATCACGAGCTCGACCGTGCGCCGGAACAGGTCCGCGTCGAAGGTGAGGTCCTCGCGGAGGAACTTCATGAGGTTCAGCGAGGCCAGGTTGCAGCTGGAGTTGTCCAGGTGCAGGTACTCCGAGCACGGGTTCGAGGCAGTGATACGGCCCGACTCCGGGCTGGTGTGCCAGTCGTTGATCGTGTCGTCGTACTGGATTCCCGGGTCCGCGCACTCCCAGGCGGCCCTAGCCATCCGGTTGAACAGATCCCTGGCCTGCACACTGTCGGTGGTCGAGCCGTCGGTACGGGCCCGCAGCCCGAACTGGCCGTCGCTTTCGACGGCACGCATGAACTCGTCGCTCACCCGCACCGAGTTGTTCGCGTTCTGGTACTGCACCGAGACCATGTCGGAGCCGCCGAGGTCCACGTCGAATCCCGCGTCACGCAACGCGCGGATCTTGTGCTCCTCCTTGGACTTGGTCTCGACGAACTCCTCGACGTCGGGGTGATCGACGTCGAGCACGACCATCTTCGCGGCACGGCGAGTGGCACCGCCGGACTTTATGGTCCCGGCCGAGGCGTCGGCTCCCCGCATGAACGACACCGGCCCGGACGCGGTGCCGCCGGAGGAGAGCAGCTCCTTGGAGGAGCGGATACGCGAGAGGTTCAGTCCCGCGCCCGAGCCTCCCTTGAAGATGAGCCCCTCCTCCTTGTACCAGTCGAGGATCGACTCCATCGTGTCGTCCACCGAAAGAATGAAACAGGCCGACACCTGCTGCTTCGAGGTGGTCCCCACGTTGAACCAGACCGGCGAGTTGAAGCTGAACACCTGGTGCAGCAGCATGTAGGTCAGCTCGTGCTCGAAAACCTCGGCATCCAGCTCGGTGGCGAAGTAGCCGTGCTCGGCACCGTTGCGTGCGTAGGTCTTGACCACTCGGTCGATCAGTTCCCGCAGGCTGCTCTCCCGCTCCGGGGTGCCGAGCGCGCCGCGGAAGTACTTGCTGGTGACGATGTTGACCGCGTTCAGCGACCAGAAGTCGGGGAACTCGACGTCACGCTGCTCGAAGTTGACCGAGCCGTCACGCCAGTTGGTCATGACGACGTCGCGTCGTTCCCAGTTCACCTCGTCGTAGGGATGCACACCCTCGGTCGTGTAGACACGCTCCACCCGGATGCCCGCCTCACGGCTACCCGACTCCGACTCCCCTACGGCGGTCGGGTTACCGACGGTTTCTGTCATGATTCGGGCCTCTCCCTTGTCGCTCGCTCTCCTACTTCCACCGTCCGGGCTCCCCGTCCGTCCCGGTGGTTTCTCACGCTGCGAGTTATCGCCCGAACGGGCGCCCCGCTCGCGTTCCGCACCGCCCTTTCGGCGGCGCGCCGCCCCCTTGCCCGGTTTAGGCATTCGCACTCGCCTCGTCCTGTTGACCGGCGGATTCGTTCTCCTCGCCGTCCGCGGGGGTCTCCCCGGCTCCGGAGTTCTCCGGATCCGGCCCCTCCGCCCTGCGCAGTTCGGCTATCTCACGTTCAAAGTCCTCCACCGAGGTGAACGAACGATAGACACTGGCGAACCGCAGGTAGGCGACCTCGTCCAACTCACGCAGCGGGCCGAGGATCCCCAGCCCCACCTCGTGGCTGGGCACCTCCGGAACACCGAGCGACCTGATCGTCTCCTCGACTCGATGGGCGAGCTGCTGCAGGTCGTCCTCCGCCACAGGGCGCCCCTGACACGCGCGGCGAACCCCACGCACGACCTTGTCCCTGCTGAAGGGCTCGGTCACCCCCGAACGTTTCACCACCGTGAGCACCAGCTCCTCGACAGTGGTGAACCTGCGTCCACAGCCCGCACACGACCGCCTGCGCCGGATCGACTGCCCTTCCTCCACCTCACGGGAGTCGACGACACGCGAATCGTCACCTCGACAGAACGGACAGCGCAATCGCCAGTCATCCCCTCGACACAGCCCAATGGTCCAAGGGCGCGCACGACGCGACGCCCGGTACCTCGCGGACGGTTGACACCGCTGGGGGTGAGCAGCCGTCGACAAGACGGCCACACCCAAGCTATGGATTAATCACAACGATGCAACTACTAGATGTTGTGGTTGAGCCTAATCCTGGCCCGAATCATAAGCAACTCGGGAAGCAGGATGTCGACCACCCCCCGGACAGCGATCACAACGCCGCTCCGGCTGCTCGGGGACGGACGCCGCCACGGAGCACGCCGGCTCCCGCCTCACCCGAGCGAAAGCGCCACTCCCACGAGCAAGACGAACGCACCCGCCCCCAGGGCCGCCGCGACGAGCAAGGCGATCTCGACGACAGGCGAGCGCGGCGGACCGGAGAGCGACTCACCACCGGGCGCGCCGCCCCGGCACCCGACAACGGAGCACGACGCTTCGAAGCGGGCAACCGAGCATCGCGAGTCACCACGACAACTCTCGTGGCCGCTTGGCGGCCCAGTACTCGACGCGCGCGGGCCCGCGGGAGCGCGCGAGGACGCAGCGGCAAGATACCGCGCCCCGCGATCATAAGCAGCGCGGCGTCCCACCACCGTCCGGCACTCGCGGTCCTCGAGCCTCCTGGCAACACGAAACACCGGCATCGCGACTCCCCGTACGAATCTTCGGTATCCACGGCCCGGCACAGGAGCCCCATCACCGGGAACCGCACGCCTTCCCCGCTGGGACGACCGACCCGTCCGCAACACATCCGAGCGCGATCGAACACGAGTTCGATCGAACTGCTGTACGAACGGTCTAGCACCAAATCGGTCCGAGCGCGAGAGGTTCACCGTGATCGACACCGGCGGGCCCGCTCGCCTCCGGCAACAGCGAGAGCTGGAGGGCTGGGACGCCCTCGCGCGCCTCGGCCACACCTGACGGCTCCATCCACCCGCACGTGGTCGCGGCGGCCGAGGAACCGCCCGATCGACCGCGTTTTCGAGGCGAGAACACGACGAATTCACTCGAACTAGTGTTTGATCCGAGTCCGCGCGCCGTCTAATCTGGAGATGTGCGTGCACGCGCGAGCGGCGATGAACAGGAGGGCGTGGTGGACGGCTACGCTTCCGACCGGTTCGACGGCGGGACGTCCGGCGAAGCCGACACGACACCCCGGGCGACCGACTCCGAGAACAACGGCGAGACCGCCTCGGAGCCGAACGACGAGCTCACTTCGCGCCAGCGAAGCGTGCTGGACACGATCCGACAGTGGATGCGGGACTACGGCTATCCGCCCAGTGTGCGCGAGATCGGCGACACCGTGGGGTTGACGTCCACTTCCTCGGTGGCATACCAGCTGCGTGTACTCGAAGGACGCGGGTACCTGAAGCGTGATCCGCATCGCCCCCGCACGGTCGGCGTGGTCACCAATGACGACTCGGAATCCCCGACTTTCCCCGACGGATCGAACCCCGCTTACGTGCCGGTGGTGGGACGTATCGCGGCGGGCGAGCCCATCCTCGCCGAGCAGTCCGTGGACGAGGTGTTCCCGCTGCCGCGGGAGGTCGTCGGAGAGGGTTCCCTGTTCCTGCTGAGCGTGGTGGGC
This portion of the Actinopolyspora lacussalsi genome encodes:
- a CDS encoding hypothetical protein (product_source=Hypo-rule applied): MQLLDVVVEPNPGPNHKQLGKQDVDHPPDSDHNAAPAARGRTPPRSTPAPASPERKRHSHEQDERTRPQGRRDEQGDLDDRRARRTGERLTTGRAAPAPDNGARRFEAGNRASRVTTTTLVAAWRPSTRRARARGSARGRSGKIPRPAIISSAASHHRPALAVLEPPGNTKHRHRDSPYESSVSTARHRSPITGNRTPSPLGRPTRPQHIRARSNTSSIELLYERSSTKSVRAREVHRDRHRRARSPPATARAGGLGRPRAPRPHLTAPSTRTWSRRPRNRPIDRVFEARTRRIHSN
- a CDS encoding transcriptional repressor NrdR (product_source=KO:K07738; cog=COG1327; ko=KO:K07738; pfam=PF03477; tigrfam=TIGR00244) — encoded protein: MEEGQSIRRRRSCAGCGRRFTTVEELVLTVVKRSGVTEPFSRDKVVRGVRRACQGRPVAEDDLQQLAHRVEETIRSLGVPEVPSHEVGLGILGPLRELDEVAYLRFASVYRSFTSVEDFEREIAELRRAEGPDPENSGAGETPADGEENESAGQQDEASANA
- a CDS encoding repressor LexA (product_source=KO:K01356; cath_funfam=1.10.10.10,2.10.109.10; cog=COG1974; ko=KO:K01356; pfam=PF00717,PF01726; superfamily=46785,51306; tigrfam=TIGR00498) encodes the protein MRARASGDEQEGVVDGYASDRFDGGTSGEADTTPRATDSENNGETASEPNDELTSRQRSVLDTIRQWMRDYGYPPSVREIGDTVGLTSTSSVAYQLRVLEGRGYLKRDPHRPRTVGVVTNDDSESPTFPDGSNPAYVPVVGRIAAGEPILAEQSVDEVFPLPREVVGEGSLFLLSVVGDSMVDLAITDGDWVAVRQQPDAENGDVVAAMLDGEATVKTFKRTAEHLWLIPHNDEYEPIIADQATVLGKVVAVLRKM
- a CDS encoding ribonucleoside-diphosphate reductase alpha chain (product_source=KO:K00525; cath_funfam=3.20.70.20; cog=COG0209; ko=KO:K00525; pfam=PF02867,PF08471; superfamily=51998; tigrfam=TIGR02504), with the translated sequence MTETVGNPTAVGESESGSREAGIRVERVYTTEGVHPYDEVNWERRDVVMTNWRDGSVNFEQRDVEFPDFWSLNAVNIVTSKYFRGALGTPERESSLRELIDRVVKTYARNGAEHGYFATELDAEVFEHELTYMLLHQVFSFNSPVWFNVGTTSKQQVSACFILSVDDTMESILDWYKEEGLIFKGGSGAGLNLSRIRSSKELLSSGGTASGPVSFMRGADASAGTIKSGGATRRAAKMVVLDVDHPDVEEFVETKSKEEHKIRALRDAGFDVDLGGSDMVSVQYQNANNSVRVSDEFMRAVESDGQFGLRARTDGSTTDSVQARDLFNRMARAAWECADPGIQYDDTINDWHTSPESGRITASNPCSEYLHLDNSSCNLASLNLMKFLREDLTFDADLFRRTVELVITAMDISISFADFPTESIGRTTRDFRQLGIGYANLGALLMATGHAYDSDGGRALAASITSLMTGTAYKRSAELAGAVGPYAGYARNAESHQRVMRKHAAANDLVRTYHHNDVAVHDLATQVWQRGLEIGGRNGWRNAQASVLAPTGTIGLMMDCDTTGVEPDLALVKFKKLVGGGSMQIVNRTVPRALRALGYPDEQAEAIIEYISEHGHVVDAPGLRPEHYDVFDCAMGQRSIAPMGHVRMMAAVQPFLSGSISKTVNMPEHATVEDVQEIYFEGWRLGLKALAIYRDNCKVGQPLSAGSGGKGQNEDKEQAEKRVEKEIEYRPVRKRLPKKRPSQTVSFTVGGAEGYLHAGSYPDDGLGEIFIKLGKQGSTLAGVMDAFAMSISVGLQYGIPLEFYVSKFQNVRFEPAGMTDDPDVRMASSVLDYLFRRLALDHLSYEKRAQLGIFTAQERTEQVNGAAEAETTNQVESMRESVDYSQQPTPLVQNHSDDSEAGSSTELLELKLGKAADAPLCMTCGTKMRPSGSCYLCEGCGATSGCS